AAAATATTAAAAAAGTCCAGACAATATTAAAAGAATACTAGTTGTTAACGCTTTCAAACCGGGACCTTCAGCATATAATTGAGCTGTAATCATACAAAATCAGTTCAGGGGGTTTACAAATGAACAAATTTTTTAAAGCGTTTTCATCGCTGATGGTTCTTATGCTGTTTGTCGGGATGCTTGCAGCGTGCAACAGTAAAAGCACTGGCGGTGGCGGCGGTGGCAAGGGAGTCGACGTAGGAATCGTATTGCCTACAAAAGATGAGCCAAGATGGGTACAGGATGAGCAAAGATTTAAGGAAGCTCTAAAAGATTCGAAATATACAACAGAAATTCTTTTCAGCCAAGGTTCTTCCGCTAAGGAAAAAGAAAACGTTGAAACATTGCTGAACAAAGGAATCAAAGTTCTAATCATCAGCCCGCAGGATGGCGACGCGGCTGCAGCTGCTGTAGAAGCGGCTAAGAAAGATGATGTAACAGTTATCTCCTACGATCGTCTGATCACGAACACGGATGCAGTAGACTACTACGTAACATTCGACAGCTTAGCTGTTGGTGCAGCTCAGGGACAATACTTAATCGACCATGCAAAAGGCAAAGGAACTCCATTGTACCTGTATGCCGGAGCAGCGTCTGACAACAACGCATTCCTATTCTTCCAAGGTGCATGGAGCGTTCTTCAGCCGAAAATCGCTGACGGAACATTCAAGGTGGCAAACTCAAGCGAAGCAGAAGGCCTCAAGGATACAGCTGAGCTTTCCCGTGACCAATTGAGCAAAATTCTTGGCCAGGTAACAACGAACTGGGATCCAAGCGAAGCGAAAAACAAAGCGCAAACTCACTTGACTGCAGCTAAAGCTGACATGAAGGGCGACGTTGCGGTACTTGCTCCAAACGACGGAACAGCTCGTTCCATCGCAGATGTATTCGGTTCTGACGGAGACGTGAAAAGCTTTGTAATCACGGGTCAGGATGCAGAGAAAGCTTCCATCCAATACGTAATTGACGGCAAGCAATCCATGACCGTATTCAAGGATGTTCGTACACTCGTGAAAGATGCGATGGGTATGGCAGTTGAAATCCTTGACGGCAAAAAACCTGAAACAACAGGTGACTACGATAACGGCAAGAAAAAAGTAAACGCTAAGCAAACCGATGTCATTGTCGTAGATAAAGAAAACGTGAAAAAGGAATTGATTGATTCCAAGTACTACGAAGAGAAAGAATTCTCAGGTCTGTAAAAACTTAAACACCAGGCGGAATAGTGGTAGAGCTTTCTATCACTATTTCGTGATTGTATCAGCTGTTTTGTTAAGGGGGATCACATGATGAGTGAACACATTCTGGAGATGAGACAGATCTCCAAGCATTTTACAGGCGTCAAAGCACTCGACAATGTCAACTTCAAGGTGAGAAAAGGCGAGATTCACTTCCTCGTCGGTGAAAACGGCGCGGGGAAATCCACGCTGATGAAGGTGCTCAGCGGTGTGTATCCATATGGAACATATGATGGAGACATCGTCTATGAAGACAGTGTGCAGCAGTTTAATAAAATCAATGACAGTGTGAACGCAGGCATCGCCATCATCTATCAGGAGCTTGCGCTGTTTCCGGATCTCACGGTCTATGAAAATATCTTTGCAGGGAACGAAGTTAAAAAAGGCGGAGTCATCGACTGGAACGAGACGATCGTCGAAGCGAAGAAAATGCTTGCGAAGGTCAAGCTTGATGTAACACCTGATACCTTGATCAAGGATCTGGGCGTCGGAAAACGGCAGCTTGTGGAAATTGCGAAGGCACTGAGCAAGGATGTCAAATTGCTCATTCTCGATGAACCGACCGCGGCACTGAATGAAGATGATAGTGAAAACCTTCTCGAGCTTCTGTGTGAACTGAAAAAGCAGGGCATTACGTGTATCATGATTTCGCACAAGTTAAAAGAAGTGATTTCCATTGCCGACCAGGCTACGGTTCTCCGTGACGGCCAAACGATTTGTACATTGGACGGCCCTTCAGGACAGATTACCGAAGCCGCGATTATCAAAAACATGGTCGGCCGGGCCATTGATGATATTTATCCGAAGCGTCCAAAGAAAGCACCGGGTGAAACGATCCTCGAATTATCGAATTGGTCCGCCTATGATCCGAAATTGGGCCGAAAGGTAATCAAGGATGTGGACCTGCATGTAAAGAAAGGCGAAATCGTCGGACTTGCAGGATTGATGGGATCAGGAAGGACCGAGCTTGCCCTCAGTATTTTCGGGAACGCCAAGTCCTATAAATTAGAAGGAAACCTGAAGCTCAACGGAAAGCCTGCGAACCTGAAGCATACGAGTGACGCCATTCGCGAAGGGATCGCCTATGTAACCGAGGACCGGAAAGGGGACGGCCTGTTCCTGATCCAGGATATCAAAAACAACATCACTGCCGCCAACCTGAAAGGCATCTCCTCAAAAGGGGTGCTGAACAACAACGAAGAGATCAAGATCGCCGACCATTATAAAAAATCGCTTCATATTAAAACGTCTTCACTCGAGCAATTGGCCGGCAACCTGAGCGGGGGGAACCAGCAGAAGGTGTCTCTCGGCAAATGGCTGTTTGTCGGACCGAAGCTGCTCATTCTCGACGAACCAACGCGTGGAATCGATGTCGGAGCGAAGTTTGAAATTTATTCGGTCATGAACGAACTCATCAATGAAGGCATGAGCATCATCATGATCTCATCCGAGCTCGGTGAAGTGCTTGGGATGAGCGACCGGGTGTATGTTATGGCTCAAGGCGCCATCAAAGGCGAGCTCGCCATCGAAGAAGCCGATCAAGAAAAAATTATGCAGCTTGCGACGCAATAGGAGGTACTATTCAATGAACTTTTTTCGTGAAGCCAGAACACTAATCAGTGAAAACATTCGTGACTACGGCATGTACATCGCCTTATTCGCTATTATTCTTACATTCTCCGTCATGACGGATGGACTTTTCATGTCCTCCCGGAATATCAGTAATCTGATTGACTCCGCAGGTTATATCGCGGTGCTTGCCGTCGGGATGACCCTCGTCATCGTCATTCGCCACATCGACTTATCGGTCGGATTCGTCGCCGGTTTCCTCGGCGCCATCGTCGCAATCATGCTGACAAAGGCAGGAATGCCGATGCTGATCGTCATTCCGCTTATCCTGATCCTCGGGATCGTTGTCGGACTATTTAATGGTCTGCTTGTTGCCCAAATCGGAATCCCGTCATTCGTCGCAACGCTTGCCGGAATGCTGATATTCAGGGGAGCGCTCCTTCAGGTAACGGAGAAAACCGGCACGATCATCATCCAGGATGATGCATTCAATGCCATCGGGAACGGATACATTCCATCCCTGCTGGAAGTAGGCGGCCTGCATGTGCTTTCCCTGTTAGTAGGTCTCCTCGGCATCCTGTACCTGATCTACAGTGAAATCAAAACACGCCGGAACAAAGTGAAATACGGATTCGAAGTGACGTCATTCGGAATCTTTATCCTGAAACTCGTCTTCATTTCCGCCATTGTTGCCTATATTACCTGGATCCTTGCAGGCTACAACGGTTTCTCCTGGACAGTCATTATCATGCTGCTCGTCGTCATTGTGTATCACTTCCTGACAACGAAAACCGTGCTTGGCCGCCACATCTATGCGGTCGGAAGCAACCCGGAAGCGGCGCATTTAAGCGGGATGAACGTCAAGAAAATCACATACATCGTTTTCGGTTCCATGGGAATGCTCGCTGCCCTGTCCGGAATCCTGTTCACCTCCCGTCTTCAATCCGCGACAACGACAGCCGGAACACTGTTTGAGCTTGATGCCATCGCGGCAGCCTATGTCGGCGGTGTCTCCTCTGCAGGGGGAGTCGGAAAAGTAACGGGTGCAATCATCGGGGCAATCGTTATGGCCTCCCTCACAAGCGGGATGAACCTGCTTGGTGTCGGAATCTCCTACCAGTACATGATCCGCGGCGGCGTACTTGCCGGAGCGGTAATCTTCGATGTCATGACAAGGAAAAAACGATAAGAAACCGCAGGAGGGACTGAAAATAGTCCCTCTTTTTTCTTGTTTTTGTAGATGGCTGGATGAGGGATGGTATATGATTAGGAAGACGGTAACGCTTTCATAAAAGGGGAAACAGGACTTAAGACGGAAAACCGAATCGATTATTTAGATAACGCTAACATATATAAAATAAACAACAGGGAGTGGATGGGGATGATCAGGCTCCTGATTACGGATGATGAACAGATTGAGCGGGATGGGATGCAGCTCATCTTAACAAAGAACTTTCCAGAGCTCATCATTGAGCAGGCAAGAAACGGGAACATGGCCGCTCAGATGGCGAAAGAGTTTAAGCCGGATCTGATCCTAATGGATATCAAAATGCCGGGGATGAACGGGCTGGAGGCTGTAGAACAAATTGCAGCGGACGATCCCGGCATTAAATTCATCATGGTTACCGCCTACGATACGTTTGACTTCATGCGCCAGGCCATTAAATTCGGGGTGAAGGACTACCTGCTGAAGCCGAGCAAGGCGGCCGACATCGTCATGACGATCGGCAAAGTCCTGAAGGAAATCGAAGAAGAAAAAAGAACGCTTGAAAGCAGCCGGCAGGAGATGCAAAGCACCCGGTCACTCGTCGAAACGGATGCCGTCACCCAGCTGCTGTTCCATCACGTCCATGATGTACGCGTGGACCAATTAATTGAAATCCTCGACATCCAGTCAGCGGACGAGATGTTCACGATGCTCGTCCTGCTTCCGGATGGAGAGGACCATTTCTATCCGCTCGTCAAAGAAAAAGTAAGGCAGACCGGAAACGGCTGGGTCGGTGCATTAACTGGCAACCAGCTCCCGGTAATCCTCTTCCGGAAACCGGGCCAATCTTTCCGTGGCCAAGCCTCCACCCTCGCCCGGGAAATTCTCTCCATCGCAAAATCCGGAGAGCAGGAGAACTGGTTCGTCGGGATCGGGAGCGTGTACGAATCCCTTGATCAAATCAGGCAGTCCTACAAGGAAGCGCTAATGGCGGCCATGGATACAGCGATCCCGTCCAAATTCCGCTTCTATTCCGATGTACCGGTCACGGGAGACTTAAGCGAAGAACCATTCGCCGACCAGCAGGAAAAAGAACTATCCGACCAGGTGCGCCACGGCGAGTGGCAGCAGGTCCGGACAAGGCTGATGAATCTCATCCAGCACTACGAAAACAAAGGGACCGACCTTCTCCAAAGCCAGCAGCGCATGCTCGAAGTACTCTGGATCGGATCCCGCGTCATGAGGGAAATGGGCATCGAAACCATCACCCCCCTCTATTCCTACCAAACGTACCAGTACCGCCAGCTGCGCTCCGAAACCGACGCCCTGCTCGACCGGATGAAGCAAACCTATGCCAGCCACAACAAACGAACCGAAGCCGACACCATCCACCAAATCAAACAATACATCATCGACCACTCAAACGAAGACATGTCCCTAGACACCCTGGCCACCAAAGTGGGCCTAAGCCCAATCTACATCAGCAAAATGTTCAAAGAAAAACTTGGCATCAACTACATCGACCTATTAACTGAATGCCGGATTGAAAAGGCGAAGAAGCTGCTGGGGAATCCTGAGAAGAGCATCAAGGAAATTACGTATGAGGTCGGGTATCATGACCCGAATTATTTCAGTAAGGTGTTTAAGAAGGTTTGCAGGGTTTCGCCGAAGGAGTATCGGCGGGGGATTTTGGGGAGGGCGAATTGAATAAAACATACAAAAAGACAACCCACTAATCTGAAGGTTGTCTTTTTGTATATAATACTAGATTTTGAGGGATGGCTATCAGTTTTCTCTCCTCTTAAAATACTGATGAAGCCGATACTCACATATCTCCTTCGTCCAAAGATAAAGAGTTTTTTTCGCACTATTGTCAGGTTCTATCTGAAAAGAAAACTCCCCATCACTAAACCTCACCAATCCATCAGAACTCCCGCTCCACTTACTCATCGGCATTCTCTCAATTAATCCAGCTACCTTCTCCTGGTCATAGTCCCACAGCTTTTTCCCCTGTCCATCCGAAAAGTCTATTCTCTTTCTGTATTCCTTAGATGTGAGGTAGGTATGGAAAAACGGAGCTGCTTCGAGGGCAGTTATCGGTTTATACCAATTGTCTATTCCCCGTTCCAGCATTGCCAGCAGGACAATCATTTTATAGCTTTTATTCATCCCGGTGCGCTCTACTTCCCGCAGCCAGTTTTCATGAGAGAGAAATACCTCTTGTTCATTGGCAGTTAATTCATTTGCCCAATGTAAAAAGCTGAAAAGAGTCTTAAACTCTGCCTTATATTCATTTGCAGACATCTCACCATATAAATGTAGCTCAAGATAACTAGGTCTCCTGCCCAGCACTTCTTTCACCATTAGATAGTTGCTAAACAGCTTTTCTCTGCGCGGCTGGCGTTTCTTTGTTAGTTCTTTTAAAAGATTAATAACTTGAATATCAAGGTCCACGTTACAGGATAGCGGGACAACCGGCTGAATGACCTTTTCTTTTTTAGCAGTGGGAGTAGTTGTATCAAACAGGCTCAGCTTAATGTCGGCATTCCGATAGTTCCCGATAAGATCGATGATGACACAGTGGTCTTTGTCAGGATGCAATCGCAATCCCCGTCCGATTTGCTGGGTGAAGATGGTGAGGGACTCGGTCGGTCTTACGAATAGAAGAGTATCTACTGTTGGAATATCTACTCCTTCATTGAAAAGGTCCACGACGAATATGGCGTCCAGTTCGCCATCAGCTAATGCGCGGGCGGCGTCCTTACGATTGACTTGCTTTTGCCTGGAGTGAAGAGAGACGGTCCGATAGCCTTTGTCTGCAAAATAAGAAGACAGGAAATCAGCCTGGCGGATGGAGGAGCAAAAGACGAGTGTTCTGGTTTTCCTGTAGGTTTCCCATGACTGGAAGATATGAGCTGCCTGCTCCGTCCTTAGCTGGGCCGCTATCAGCTCTTCCTGGTCATATTGCGTTCCGCGCCAGGTCAGCTTTGAGTAGTCTGTTTCATCGTAAACACCATAATAGTGAAAAGGAGAGAGCCATGTTCTTTGAATGGCCTCGAGAAAATCAATTTTGTAGGCGACATTCCCTTCGCATAGTGCGTATACATCCCTGTTATCGGCACGGTCAGGTGTAGCTGTAATGCCGAGCAGGAAGGAGGGCTTGAAATAATCCAGTACCTTCTTGTAGGATGCCGCCGCCGCATGATGAAACTCATCGACTACAATTAAATCGAATTCCTCTGGATCAAATACCTCTAAATGTCGTTTCATGCTTAACGTTTGAATCGAAGCAAACAGCAGCTCCGCATCCTGATTTTTTTGACGGCCGTTATAAATGCCGGCGGTTTTATTAGGCATCACTTTCAAAAACGATTCAGCGGACTGGTGCAGGATCTCTTCTAAATGTGCAATGAACAAAACCTTGCCGAAATTCTGAGCAAAAAACCCGGCCAGATAGGTTTTCCCAAGACCGGTAGCCATCACAACCATGGCTTTTTTGTAGCCTTCTTCCACCGTACTGTGCAGTTGTTCAAGTGCTTCTATCTGAGCGAAGCGGGGGGCCAGAACAGAGTAGCTTTCCTCTGTCTCCATTACCATCGAATCGGGATCAGGCTTCTCCTCATCCGGCAGCATGAGCTCCTGCTCTTCCTGCTTGGTCCACGTTCTTGCTAAGTCAGGATGCTGCTGATGAAAATCTATGTATTCTTCTTCGTACCGTTTGGCGGTTTCCAGGTTAACCGCAATGGTGTTTTCAGCTTGAAACAGATTAATGAATTTTCGGCTTGCTTCTTCAAATAGAAGCTTTTCCTCGTGTTCAAGAATGCCGACACTCCATTCCACTCCATTGGTTAAAGCGGATTTTGATAGATTGGAAGAGCCAATAATGGAATGGCCCTGCGCTTCGGATTCAAACAAATAAGCCTTCGGATGAAAGCTGATTCCACTGCTCCTCCATAACCGGACTTCAATGTTTTCATGAATGGAAGCCAATTCATTTAACGCATCCGGCTGGGTGACATATAAGTAGTCTCCGGTCAGAAGCTTAATATCAGCTCCCCGTTCAGCGGCTTCTGCCAATGCTGACTTAAGCAAAGAGACTCCTGACTTCATTGCAAAGGCAGTCAAAATATAGATCGTGCTGGACTGCTGAATCCGGTCAAGAACCGGAATCAGCAGCTTCTCTGTATATAAGGATACCTGCATTTAATCCTCAACCTGCACCAAAAAAATCTTCTCCTCAAACCCGCCGCGCTTTTCCGCTTTTTCCCGGCGGATCTTCTCGACTTCGGCAAGACTTGAACCGTGCGCCTCTGCAAAGGCCTTAATGATTTCCATCAGGTCTGCCAGTTCTTCAATCGCCTCTGCGTTTGTTTCTGCAGTCATGTACTCATCTAGTTCTTCGAAGCTCTTTTTTTTCAGCTCATTGATGTATTCCTCGTTTTCCAGTATCCGCGTTTCGAAAGACTTGCCGGTTGCTTGGATGATTTGGGGGATGTTGTCGCGAACGAGTTTGTTGTATACAGGCATAGAGTGATTCCTCCGTTTTGGTTGTTTCTCTTATTTTACCATTATCATGTCCCGTCATTGCAACGTACTCTTTTTCTTATAGCTGTGTTGAAGCGCAGTGTTTATTTTGATGCGAACGGCTGATGCGGAAATTTAAATCATTTTTGGTGGTGGCGGCGAGGTGGAATAAGCCCCCTAAAAATAGACTGACCGAATGAAAAAAAGACAGTATAAGCACTCCGTTTTTCGGTTTGCTGGACTGTCTTTTTTCTGTGCATGGACCATTCTCTTTGTACTCAACCCGTTATTAATTTTACTTTTTTTAGAAATTTGTGAATTAGCTCACTGATCTCTGCAGCATGTGTTTCAAGTGCAAAATGTCCAGTATCAAGTAAATGAACTTCTGCAGATGGAATGTCGCGCTTATAAGCCTCGGCTCCAGCAGAAAGAAAAGCAGGATCATTTTTACCCCATACGGCTAAAAGTTTAGGTTGGAACTTACGAAAATAAGCCTGAAAGTCAGGATAACGTTCAACATTTGATCTATAGTCAAGAATTAAGTCCAGTTGGATGTCTTCAGCTTCTGGGCGAGACATGTAAGCGATGTCCAAGGAATA
The Metabacillus sp. FJAT-52054 genome window above contains:
- a CDS encoding nucleoside triphosphate pyrophosphohydrolase; translated protein: MPVYNKLVRDNIPQIIQATGKSFETRILENEEYINELKKKSFEELDEYMTAETNAEAIEELADLMEIIKAFAEAHGSSLAEVEKIRREKAEKRGGFEEKIFLVQVED
- a CDS encoding DEAD/DEAH box helicase family protein — encoded protein: MQVSLYTEKLLIPVLDRIQQSSTIYILTAFAMKSGVSLLKSALAEAAERGADIKLLTGDYLYVTQPDALNELASIHENIEVRLWRSSGISFHPKAYLFESEAQGHSIIGSSNLSKSALTNGVEWSVGILEHEEKLLFEEASRKFINLFQAENTIAVNLETAKRYEEEYIDFHQQHPDLARTWTKQEEQELMLPDEEKPDPDSMVMETEESYSVLAPRFAQIEALEQLHSTVEEGYKKAMVVMATGLGKTYLAGFFAQNFGKVLFIAHLEEILHQSAESFLKVMPNKTAGIYNGRQKNQDAELLFASIQTLSMKRHLEVFDPEEFDLIVVDEFHHAAAASYKKVLDYFKPSFLLGITATPDRADNRDVYALCEGNVAYKIDFLEAIQRTWLSPFHYYGVYDETDYSKLTWRGTQYDQEELIAAQLRTEQAAHIFQSWETYRKTRTLVFCSSIRQADFLSSYFADKGYRTVSLHSRQKQVNRKDAARALADGELDAIFVVDLFNEGVDIPTVDTLLFVRPTESLTIFTQQIGRGLRLHPDKDHCVIIDLIGNYRNADIKLSLFDTTTPTAKKEKVIQPVVPLSCNVDLDIQVINLLKELTKKRQPRREKLFSNYLMVKEVLGRRPSYLELHLYGEMSANEYKAEFKTLFSFLHWANELTANEQEVFLSHENWLREVERTGMNKSYKMIVLLAMLERGIDNWYKPITALEAAPFFHTYLTSKEYRKRIDFSDGQGKKLWDYDQEKVAGLIERMPMSKWSGSSDGLVRFSDGEFSFQIEPDNSAKKTLYLWTKEICEYRLHQYFKRREN
- a CDS encoding sugar ABC transporter permease; its protein translation is MNFFREARTLISENIRDYGMYIALFAIILTFSVMTDGLFMSSRNISNLIDSAGYIAVLAVGMTLVIVIRHIDLSVGFVAGFLGAIVAIMLTKAGMPMLIVIPLILILGIVVGLFNGLLVAQIGIPSFVATLAGMLIFRGALLQVTEKTGTIIIQDDAFNAIGNGYIPSLLEVGGLHVLSLLVGLLGILYLIYSEIKTRRNKVKYGFEVTSFGIFILKLVFISAIVAYITWILAGYNGFSWTVIIMLLVVIVYHFLTTKTVLGRHIYAVGSNPEAAHLSGMNVKKITYIVFGSMGMLAALSGILFTSRLQSATTTAGTLFELDAIAAAYVGGVSSAGGVGKVTGAIIGAIVMASLTSGMNLLGVGISYQYMIRGGVLAGAVIFDVMTRKKR
- a CDS encoding sugar ABC transporter ATP-binding protein, which codes for MSEHILEMRQISKHFTGVKALDNVNFKVRKGEIHFLVGENGAGKSTLMKVLSGVYPYGTYDGDIVYEDSVQQFNKINDSVNAGIAIIYQELALFPDLTVYENIFAGNEVKKGGVIDWNETIVEAKKMLAKVKLDVTPDTLIKDLGVGKRQLVEIAKALSKDVKLLILDEPTAALNEDDSENLLELLCELKKQGITCIMISHKLKEVISIADQATVLRDGQTICTLDGPSGQITEAAIIKNMVGRAIDDIYPKRPKKAPGETILELSNWSAYDPKLGRKVIKDVDLHVKKGEIVGLAGLMGSGRTELALSIFGNAKSYKLEGNLKLNGKPANLKHTSDAIREGIAYVTEDRKGDGLFLIQDIKNNITAANLKGISSKGVLNNNEEIKIADHYKKSLHIKTSSLEQLAGNLSGGNQQKVSLGKWLFVGPKLLILDEPTRGIDVGAKFEIYSVMNELINEGMSIIMISSELGEVLGMSDRVYVMAQGAIKGELAIEEADQEKIMQLATQ
- a CDS encoding response regulator, which encodes MIRLLITDDEQIERDGMQLILTKNFPELIIEQARNGNMAAQMAKEFKPDLILMDIKMPGMNGLEAVEQIAADDPGIKFIMVTAYDTFDFMRQAIKFGVKDYLLKPSKAADIVMTIGKVLKEIEEEKRTLESSRQEMQSTRSLVETDAVTQLLFHHVHDVRVDQLIEILDIQSADEMFTMLVLLPDGEDHFYPLVKEKVRQTGNGWVGALTGNQLPVILFRKPGQSFRGQASTLAREILSIAKSGEQENWFVGIGSVYESLDQIRQSYKEALMAAMDTAIPSKFRFYSDVPVTGDLSEEPFADQQEKELSDQVRHGEWQQVRTRLMNLIQHYENKGTDLLQSQQRMLEVLWIGSRVMREMGIETITPLYSYQTYQYRQLRSETDALLDRMKQTYASHNKRTEADTIHQIKQYIIDHSNEDMSLDTLATKVGLSPIYISKMFKEKLGINYIDLLTECRIEKAKKLLGNPEKSIKEITYEVGYHDPNYFSKVFKKVCRVSPKEYRRGILGRAN
- a CDS encoding sugar-binding protein translates to MNKFFKAFSSLMVLMLFVGMLAACNSKSTGGGGGGKGVDVGIVLPTKDEPRWVQDEQRFKEALKDSKYTTEILFSQGSSAKEKENVETLLNKGIKVLIISPQDGDAAAAAVEAAKKDDVTVISYDRLITNTDAVDYYVTFDSLAVGAAQGQYLIDHAKGKGTPLYLYAGAASDNNAFLFFQGAWSVLQPKIADGTFKVANSSEAEGLKDTAELSRDQLSKILGQVTTNWDPSEAKNKAQTHLTAAKADMKGDVAVLAPNDGTARSIADVFGSDGDVKSFVITGQDAEKASIQYVIDGKQSMTVFKDVRTLVKDAMGMAVEILDGKKPETTGDYDNGKKKVNAKQTDVIVVDKENVKKELIDSKYYEEKEFSGL